The following proteins come from a genomic window of Nitrosopumilus sp.:
- the drmB gene encoding DrmB family protein, whose product MIRTHLVKALYENLLGPKFGYNEIIEEPYLKYELGVLNSSYLPENNSVSPDQKLIDDALISDINEISEENIDAYSNNENTQGLDHLRRDVDTELNLIKGASSLGISFVLETKNNVETQNAEKIIPKFKICLTWARYTKNLEFGTTPRIFDRRPNFFATNWINPDIQFPPLELTSGVNGSIITHRGVFLHVISTKIKDSDKWVIRIFLVNESQYDVTKRQKEIDRIFQPQIRVIVNDAGDIGDLDSINSKDLDEQDKSDALLYHNLRTKAKGYLCAAVWKDVDPEYFEGDIKKITWKDSQIVPQEIKDEFFGKTHVRTEYLPLYSILNPETESEHKFNAELLSNVWNKKDLEDQLRSIEQDYGKWIDLRHEELTNDASLGKISESIKETGIKHLKVCTKSKEKISKGIDFLINDEKARAAFCFMNAVMNDKRIYDTRNERNPKGDKLNWREFQMAFILQSLTGVTGESPEERDEADVLWFPTGGGKTEAYLGIVIFAIAFRRLSFDSNQSNGVTLSNDGGVSVISRYTLRLLTVQQFHRALGAIVVSDIRRVTNWLPQDALTGSERISDPILLKKLDDGIFWGNQRFSIGLWIGNKITPKTFSCGYKRSTNKVLLNCEGALLPQWHEKRKRSESAGDPDQVQNCPVCKNILCVPKDQKINQKFTKITWIVRLSKTKDILEKLPQELFEDNSIILDTKPLFEIVSHPSDNEYYYRLTMDIKPKKNTQSLDRSLIDRWWIGCVKNQLVTADEDDPLQSTAPSMPGYFFLKYGEKRYDFAMFCTNKDCELNQVEWFEKLENKFNASIPPAFQIKNSRYLSTSVPISAFLYDDIVYSKCPSFLITTVDKFANLPFEPKCSSIFGNVNVVHPVFGYGRRSTIESPLLKNGVRSQIPPQELQDVPGFNPPSLILQDELHLIEGPLGSMMGIYEMAVDVLSNNGLKPKYIASSATIKEAESQVGTIFRKKVSIFPSPGIDSFDNYFSKIEEDPSCIDEKPGRLYLGMLSGKTAVYLPIQSQSIIMAEIFKMRKHPEFYDLTAKERADIIKETDPYWTFVSYFTDLSLLSKFTNYYSENIVPNVKKFSSIKILNSLTRVNNQSFPEGLRLFPVVSDKEMSVETVSVFCTNSPGRIRIALYEDGSPIGKPIVTSDYKECIVGENNFNFDNKLNYEIKNNQKIWISVINDNSSTEFESVNSQLDSFEITPLHIPDEFPDSFQNLSKLQKNSIKISLNSTSRFLSYEKNIQLSSETDAQDLVKHLGELQESSNIDSLQTSPVFGTGIDVTRLGIIQIMNQPKTNSGYIQSSGRVGRTNFGLVLTWLRAGRARDLNHYENFIGYHRMIHKFVEPITASPFSDEAMELCLGPIIVAILRNARNVNGIPVSSKWVTSDGPDRMRDHNNDDDVKEIRKTLIKISQSDEIAPFRKMYEEQFATHFDESKARWHRLATELHNEGKEFVYQERIPNSIPEKCVVLGTPGHKVIDLPHAFENASNSLRQTEPAATFFGGLDITTEIRPSQFITRYGPGTLLSGKYHTFVVPSIQSLVGNLNGKGNFADDNLQGISGLYKYEVNDSRMRRMLLRTNTDINWRKLKLFSLPTNTSLIIPATEKVYRCDAFPKWVYCTNKIHDNVKILAELNFDDGTYVKCPECQRLSVDNNEKSKNYAASTLVIACSEGHLDDVNWPFEVHRENGTQCNGKVFSVISSGDNDNAVIRCMGYWNGGTFVQSTCNSSVDNLALKGRSGTGQIACTAKIAETNREDRHGCTRNGNMSKAKLTNKTQMSIRMPLVATSMEIKPQKSQLFNTLQPLAGAITQFVKTYLKYEHPEKQTVTQEDFVRILRDEQKDHKEITSELIRKTENVREDVFTDVVHQIIQFSAKPETPLELLSEKKSFEEELSSLETLTRENGPNVSITPGTISTRKRFPIKFTTTWNLSFESMPFEGVNVTQVQTGYSREISPPRPPGINDDRNSDIRIGKIISDTEIYKDENDSRWYLANQLRGEGIFIHLNPQVHKDAMDIFEKSNDDYAVWKKIHQETLEKNNIEIKRLKNEEHKEQDIDALERQNLQTNPLFVWWHSFAHEFINQLSIDSGFSGVSLGERIYCVKKPDDTFTAGIFIYASSPGTDGTLGGLTSLVDERILPVIVNKTLRKITSCSNDPICSASKINNHKRTGAACHICLMNSETSCAYLNKFLDRNLVRGTLNG is encoded by the coding sequence ATGATTAGAACTCATCTTGTTAAAGCACTTTATGAAAATCTTCTTGGACCAAAATTCGGTTATAATGAAATCATCGAGGAACCTTATCTGAAATATGAATTGGGGGTTCTAAATTCATCATATTTGCCTGAAAATAACTCTGTATCCCCCGATCAAAAACTGATAGATGATGCACTTATTTCCGATATTAATGAAATTTCTGAAGAAAACATTGACGCGTATTCTAACAATGAAAACACCCAGGGCTTGGATCATCTTAGACGGGATGTTGACACTGAATTAAATCTGATAAAAGGAGCGTCTTCTCTTGGGATTTCTTTTGTTTTGGAGACTAAAAATAATGTTGAAACTCAAAATGCTGAAAAAATTATTCCAAAATTTAAAATCTGTTTAACTTGGGCACGATACACTAAAAATTTGGAATTTGGAACAACGCCTAGAATCTTTGATAGACGTCCTAACTTTTTTGCAACTAATTGGATAAATCCTGACATTCAATTCCCTCCTCTTGAATTAACATCAGGTGTTAACGGCAGCATAATTACACATAGAGGAGTATTTCTACATGTTATTTCTACTAAAATTAAAGATTCTGATAAATGGGTTATTAGGATATTTTTAGTAAATGAATCCCAGTATGATGTTACAAAACGTCAAAAAGAAATTGATAGAATCTTTCAACCCCAAATCAGAGTAATTGTAAATGATGCTGGTGACATTGGAGATTTAGATTCTATTAATTCCAAAGATCTTGATGAACAAGATAAATCCGATGCATTATTGTATCACAATCTTAGAACTAAAGCCAAGGGATATCTTTGTGCTGCCGTATGGAAGGATGTTGATCCTGAATATTTTGAAGGCGACATTAAAAAAATAACTTGGAAGGACTCTCAAATTGTTCCTCAGGAAATAAAGGATGAATTTTTTGGAAAGACACATGTACGAACAGAGTACCTTCCTCTTTATTCTATTTTAAATCCCGAAACCGAATCAGAACATAAATTTAATGCAGAATTACTTTCAAATGTTTGGAATAAAAAAGATCTTGAAGACCAACTTCGAAGTATAGAACAAGATTATGGGAAGTGGATTGATCTTCGACATGAAGAACTAACTAATGATGCATCTTTGGGCAAAATTAGTGAGTCTATTAAAGAAACTGGAATTAAACATCTCAAAGTTTGTACTAAATCTAAAGAAAAAATTTCCAAAGGAATTGATTTTTTAATTAATGATGAAAAAGCAAGAGCTGCTTTTTGTTTTATGAATGCTGTGATGAATGATAAACGAATCTATGATACCCGAAACGAACGAAATCCTAAAGGGGATAAACTTAACTGGAGAGAATTTCAAATGGCGTTTATTTTACAAAGTCTAACTGGGGTTACTGGGGAATCTCCTGAAGAACGAGATGAAGCAGACGTACTTTGGTTTCCTACGGGAGGCGGTAAAACTGAGGCATATCTCGGGATTGTTATTTTTGCTATTGCATTTAGACGCCTATCCTTTGATTCCAATCAAAGCAATGGTGTAACTCTAAGTAATGATGGTGGAGTCAGTGTTATTTCCAGATATACTCTAAGGCTGCTTACTGTCCAGCAATTTCATAGAGCATTAGGAGCCATAGTTGTATCTGATATTAGACGTGTAACAAACTGGCTGCCTCAGGATGCACTCACAGGGTCTGAAAGAATATCGGATCCTATTTTATTAAAAAAATTAGATGATGGAATTTTTTGGGGAAATCAAAGATTCTCTATTGGTCTGTGGATAGGAAATAAAATCACGCCAAAAACATTTTCATGTGGATACAAACGATCTACAAACAAGGTTCTGCTTAATTGTGAGGGTGCACTATTGCCACAATGGCATGAAAAACGTAAAAGATCTGAATCTGCAGGAGATCCTGATCAAGTACAGAATTGTCCTGTATGTAAAAATATTTTATGTGTCCCAAAAGACCAAAAAATCAATCAAAAGTTTACAAAAATTACTTGGATAGTTCGATTATCAAAAACTAAAGACATTCTAGAAAAATTGCCTCAAGAATTATTTGAAGATAATTCAATTATTCTTGATACGAAACCACTCTTTGAAATTGTTTCACATCCATCTGACAATGAATACTATTACAGATTAACTATGGATATTAAACCTAAAAAAAACACTCAATCACTTGATAGGAGTTTAATTGATAGATGGTGGATAGGTTGTGTAAAAAACCAATTAGTTACAGCTGATGAGGATGACCCACTTCAATCTACTGCTCCATCCATGCCTGGTTACTTTTTTCTTAAGTATGGTGAAAAACGATATGATTTTGCAATGTTTTGTACAAATAAAGATTGTGAACTAAATCAAGTTGAATGGTTTGAAAAACTTGAAAATAAATTCAATGCGTCAATACCTCCAGCTTTTCAAATTAAAAATTCTAGATATCTCTCAACATCCGTGCCAATTTCTGCTTTTTTGTATGATGATATAGTTTACTCCAAATGTCCTAGCTTTTTAATTACAACAGTTGATAAATTTGCAAACCTCCCTTTTGAACCTAAATGCTCATCCATTTTTGGAAATGTGAATGTTGTCCATCCTGTTTTTGGATACGGGCGAAGAAGCACCATTGAATCCCCCCTTTTGAAAAATGGCGTTAGATCTCAAATCCCTCCACAAGAACTTCAAGATGTTCCTGGATTTAATCCACCTTCGTTGATTTTACAAGATGAATTGCATCTTATCGAAGGCCCGTTGGGAAGTATGATGGGAATTTATGAAATGGCAGTAGATGTACTTTCTAACAATGGATTAAAACCAAAATATATTGCATCTAGTGCGACTATCAAAGAAGCTGAAAGTCAGGTTGGAACCATCTTTAGAAAAAAGGTTTCAATTTTTCCCAGTCCTGGAATTGATTCTTTTGATAACTATTTCTCTAAAATTGAAGAAGACCCATCATGTATTGATGAAAAACCTGGAAGACTTTATCTTGGTATGCTAAGTGGAAAAACTGCCGTATATCTTCCAATTCAATCACAGTCAATTATAATGGCTGAAATTTTTAAGATGAGAAAACATCCTGAATTCTATGATTTAACTGCTAAAGAAAGGGCAGATATAATTAAAGAAACAGATCCCTATTGGACTTTTGTTTCTTATTTTACTGATTTGTCATTACTGTCAAAATTTACAAATTATTATTCAGAAAATATTGTGCCAAATGTCAAAAAATTCAGTTCTATTAAAATTCTGAACTCTTTAACACGAGTGAATAATCAATCTTTTCCTGAAGGATTAAGGCTTTTCCCTGTTGTTTCAGATAAAGAAATGTCTGTTGAAACTGTGAGTGTTTTTTGTACAAATTCTCCTGGCAGAATTAGAATTGCTCTTTATGAAGACGGATCTCCAATTGGTAAACCCATAGTTACATCTGACTACAAAGAATGTATTGTTGGTGAAAATAATTTCAATTTTGACAACAAGCTAAACTATGAAATAAAAAATAATCAAAAGATATGGATCTCAGTTATTAATGATAATTCGTCCACCGAATTTGAATCTGTAAATTCACAATTAGATTCATTTGAAATAACTCCTTTACATATTCCTGACGAGTTTCCAGATTCTTTTCAAAATCTTTCTAAACTGCAAAAAAATTCTATTAAAATCAGTCTCAATTCAACATCACGCTTTCTAAGTTATGAAAAAAATATTCAATTGTCTAGTGAAACTGATGCGCAAGACCTTGTAAAACATTTAGGTGAATTACAAGAATCTTCCAACATTGATTCACTTCAAACTTCTCCTGTATTTGGAACTGGTATTGATGTAACTAGACTTGGTATAATACAAATCATGAATCAGCCAAAAACAAATTCAGGATATATTCAATCTTCGGGACGTGTAGGCAGGACTAATTTTGGTCTTGTATTAACCTGGTTACGCGCAGGTCGTGCAAGAGATCTTAATCATTATGAAAACTTTATTGGATATCATAGAATGATACATAAATTTGTAGAACCCATCACCGCATCTCCATTTTCAGATGAAGCTATGGAGTTATGTCTTGGCCCGATAATTGTTGCAATTTTAAGAAATGCGCGTAATGTGAATGGAATTCCTGTTAGTAGCAAGTGGGTAACATCAGATGGGCCAGATCGTATGAGAGATCATAATAATGATGATGATGTCAAGGAAATTCGTAAAACACTAATCAAAATTTCACAATCTGATGAAATTGCGCCTTTTAGGAAAATGTATGAGGAACAATTTGCAACTCATTTTGATGAATCTAAAGCACGTTGGCATAGATTAGCAACAGAATTACACAATGAAGGAAAAGAATTTGTTTATCAGGAAAGAATCCCAAACTCTATTCCTGAAAAATGCGTAGTTCTCGGAACTCCTGGTCATAAAGTTATTGATCTGCCTCATGCCTTTGAAAATGCTTCCAATTCACTTAGGCAAACAGAGCCTGCTGCAACCTTTTTTGGTGGGCTAGATATAACTACCGAGATCCGTCCTTCACAATTCATTACACGTTATGGACCTGGCACTTTACTGTCTGGAAAATATCATACTTTTGTAGTCCCTTCTATTCAAAGCCTGGTTGGAAATTTGAATGGCAAAGGTAATTTTGCTGATGATAATTTACAAGGTATTTCAGGATTGTACAAGTATGAAGTCAATGATTCTAGGATGAGACGAATGTTACTTAGGACTAACACGGATATTAATTGGCGAAAATTGAAACTTTTTTCTTTACCTACAAACACCTCCCTGATAATTCCAGCAACGGAAAAAGTTTATCGCTGTGATGCTTTTCCAAAGTGGGTGTATTGCACAAATAAGATTCATGACAATGTAAAGATTCTGGCTGAGCTTAACTTTGATGATGGGACATATGTAAAATGTCCTGAGTGTCAAAGATTATCAGTTGATAATAATGAAAAAAGTAAAAATTATGCTGCATCAACACTTGTAATTGCTTGTTCTGAAGGCCATCTGGATGACGTAAATTGGCCTTTTGAGGTTCATCGTGAGAATGGAACTCAATGTAATGGAAAAGTATTTTCAGTTATCTCTTCTGGTGATAATGACAATGCCGTAATTCGATGCATGGGTTATTGGAATGGTGGCACATTTGTTCAGAGTACTTGTAATTCATCTGTGGACAATTTAGCACTTAAGGGAAGATCTGGTACCGGGCAAATCGCTTGTACTGCAAAAATTGCAGAAACCAATCGTGAAGATCGACACGGTTGTACAAGGAATGGAAACATGTCTAAAGCAAAATTGACCAACAAAACACAGATGAGTATTAGAATGCCTCTTGTTGCAACCTCGATGGAAATTAAGCCACAAAAATCACAATTGTTCAACACTTTACAACCGCTTGCAGGAGCAATCACCCAATTTGTAAAAACCTATCTGAAATACGAACATCCGGAAAAACAAACTGTTACTCAAGAAGATTTTGTGAGAATTTTGCGAGATGAACAAAAGGATCATAAAGAAATTACTTCAGAATTGATTCGAAAAACAGAAAATGTGCGAGAAGATGTATTTACAGATGTTGTCCATCAAATCATACAGTTTAGCGCAAAACCAGAAACCCCTCTTGAATTATTATCCGAAAAAAAATCTTTTGAAGAGGAATTAAGCAGTTTAGAAACTCTAACACGTGAAAATGGGCCTAATGTATCGATCACTCCGGGAACCATTTCTACTAGAAAACGATTTCCAATCAAATTCACCACTACTTGGAATCTGTCCTTCGAATCTATGCCCTTTGAAGGTGTGAACGTAACTCAAGTACAAACAGGATACAGTAGGGAAATATCTCCTCCTAGACCTCCTGGAATTAATGACGATAGAAATTCCGACATAAGAATTGGGAAAATAATTTCAGATACTGAAATTTACAAGGATGAAAATGATTCACGATGGTATCTTGCAAATCAATTACGTGGAGAAGGAATTTTCATACATTTGAATCCGCAAGTGCACAAGGACGCGATGGATATTTTTGAAAAATCAAACGATGATTATGCTGTATGGAAAAAAATTCATCAAGAAACATTAGAAAAAAATAATATTGAAATTAAACGATTAAAAAATGAAGAACATAAAGAGCAAGACATAGATGCGCTAGAACGTCAGAATCTGCAAACAAATCCTCTTTTTGTTTGGTGGCATTCATTTGCACATGAATTTATTAATCAGCTTTCAATTGATTCTGGATTTTCAGGAGTTTCTCTAGGAGAGCGTATTTACTGTGTAAAAAAGCCTGATGACACATTTACTGCGGGAATATTCATTTATGCTTCAAGTCCTGGTACTGATGGGACTCTTGGGGGTCTAACAAGTTTAGTTGATGAGAGAATTCTTCCAGTTATTGTAAACAAAACCCTACGTAAAATAACCTCATGTTCAAATGATCCGATATGCTCTGCATCAAAAATTAACAATCACAAAAGAACCGGTGCAGCATGTCATATCTGCTTGATGAATTCCGAAACTTCTTGTGCCTATCTTAACAAATTTCTCGATCGAAATTTAGTTCGAGGCACTTTAAATGGATAA
- a CDS encoding phospholipase D family protein: MDNYSIGDVQAIGASGKVWMGFHAVDIADLLFGELEKADSSIQISSFSTGHDSSEMRHFFNLLEKKLGDPTMKINMIINDDGKNNTVTSFARKKIQELECDKPEQFFPQFFKQTKINNLNKILHAKLIVIDGTTALIGSANISKGALESNYEIMLKIKGNVAVDLSRMLSKLSEEIRKENA, from the coding sequence ATGGATAATTACTCTATTGGAGATGTCCAAGCCATTGGCGCATCAGGTAAAGTATGGATGGGATTCCATGCTGTAGATATTGCTGATCTCCTGTTTGGCGAATTAGAAAAAGCTGATTCTTCCATACAAATTTCATCCTTTTCTACAGGACATGACAGTAGTGAGATGCGTCATTTTTTTAATTTACTTGAAAAAAAACTTGGTGACCCTACCATGAAAATTAATATGATTATTAATGATGATGGAAAAAACAATACTGTTACTTCATTTGCTAGAAAAAAAATTCAAGAATTGGAATGTGATAAACCAGAACAGTTTTTTCCACAATTTTTTAAGCAGACAAAAATTAATAATCTAAATAAAATTTTGCATGCAAAACTCATTGTAATTGATGGAACAACTGCATTAATTGGGTCTGCAAATATTTCAAAGGGTGCATTGGAGTCAAATTATGAAATAATGCTAAAAATAAAAGGAAATGTTGCTGTTGATCTTTCACGAATGCTTTCAAAACTATCTGAGGAAATTAGGAAAGAAAATGCATGA
- a CDS encoding PD-(D/E)XK nuclease family protein has translation MIKVNKENDIAFLTASVTDFADSLGYCNYKIPLYIQGVKPKPSASLILGTKAHHEEEKYEQELAELEPVSFEQIEDKQKNIEFARENIYSSLSIPFEFPSENVLVSLSGRIDKILRIDETLVIQDDKFTGRPQTYDAKTQPYPSQLLQVLAYLNSNYSAKRTRNPEDFFEMPHTQKKWQIRICDSKTRKPYKVFSDFQDSFSLHYLHSSLEKFAAISLGIAPPEHHNNVNKCNACNLKSFCSYKI, from the coding sequence TTGATTAAAGTCAACAAAGAAAACGACATTGCTTTCTTGACTGCATCGGTTACTGATTTTGCAGATTCGTTAGGATACTGTAACTACAAAATACCACTATACATTCAAGGAGTCAAGCCAAAACCTTCGGCATCCCTAATTCTAGGCACGAAAGCCCACCATGAAGAGGAAAAATATGAACAAGAACTTGCAGAGTTAGAGCCAGTATCATTTGAGCAAATCGAAGACAAGCAAAAAAACATCGAGTTTGCAAGAGAGAACATCTATTCTTCGCTGAGTATCCCATTTGAATTTCCTTCCGAGAATGTTTTGGTTTCACTATCTGGTAGAATTGACAAAATTCTGCGAATTGACGAAACACTGGTTATTCAAGATGACAAGTTTACAGGACGGCCCCAAACATACGATGCTAAAACGCAACCATACCCAAGTCAATTATTGCAAGTTTTAGCATATCTAAATTCCAATTACTCTGCAAAGAGAACCAGGAATCCTGAAGATTTTTTTGAAATGCCTCACACCCAAAAGAAATGGCAGATTAGAATCTGTGACAGCAAGACCAGAAAGCCATACAAAGTGTTCTCTGATTTTCAAGACTCTTTTTCTTTGCATTACTTGCATTCCTCATTGGAAAAATTTGCAGCGATATCTCTTGGAATTGCACCTCCGGAACACCACAACAACGTAAACAAGTGTAATGCGTGTAATTTAAAATCATTCTGCTCTTACAAGATTTAA
- a CDS encoding RusA family crossover junction endodeoxyribonuclease, which yields MFFRKKSHTIRIRNFEPLTASSFAVERKTKLREEIKKQTKNLDEIRKFCHDEELSIDVRFFLYDGSKDQNPQPEGRIKKDLDNLLKIVLDVLPEKMDSEGENDGLGLIKRDYDHLVYEIKSIKKIVYDKDEEGIDIVITK from the coding sequence ATGTTTTTTAGGAAAAAATCCCACACCATCAGAATCCGAAATTTTGAGCCACTTACAGCATCAAGTTTTGCAGTTGAGAGAAAAACAAAACTCAGAGAAGAAATCAAAAAACAAACAAAAAATTTAGATGAAATCAGAAAATTTTGTCATGATGAAGAGTTATCTATAGACGTACGGTTTTTCCTATACGACGGAAGTAAGGATCAAAACCCACAACCAGAAGGCAGAATAAAAAAAGATCTTGATAATTTATTGAAGATAGTTCTGGATGTTCTTCCTGAAAAGATGGACTCCGAGGGAGAAAATGACGGCTTGGGATTGATCAAAAGAGATTATGATCATTTAGTATATGAGATAAAATCTATAAAAAAGATCGTTTATGATAAAGATGAAGAAGGAATAGACATAGTAATAACAAAATGA
- a CDS encoding MBL fold metallo-hydrolase has product MTSLTFYGGVNEIGGNKILLQDKDTKVFLDFGKSFSRRASYFEEYLNPRTSNGIVDFLTMGLVPNIKGAYRDDLMTMAGRKPEEPDIDAVLLTHAHADHADYISFLHEDIPVHMGAGCHLILKALAERAQRNIEKEILDYKPRPYNAKDEPITRKINEFRTGDKFKIGSLEVEPIHVDHSVPSAYGFIIYTSEGPIAYTGDIRLHGTHPEMTQDFIEKAKEVKPIALISEGTRISDKETQESEKKVYEESKKTVSETSNLVFADFNFKDVDRLMTFFNIAKETGRKFVVKMNDAFFLKHLSQDKHLNVPNIDDEDIIIYLPKRGSGQYSDKDYKGKDREFLDMHNTWTAEQIAQRPDKVLCAIGFYSFTALIDMQLKSGARYIHSSSEPYNEEQKLSKERLDAWINHFGMHKFQSHCSGHARGQDLLDAVKEIGAKMLYPVHTEHPDAYKKVAKNMTIVEEGRRYDL; this is encoded by the coding sequence ATGACCAGCCTTACTTTCTATGGAGGAGTAAATGAAATTGGCGGAAACAAAATTCTGCTCCAAGATAAAGACACCAAAGTATTCCTAGATTTCGGTAAAAGCTTCAGCCGTAGAGCGTCATATTTTGAGGAGTATCTCAATCCCAGAACATCAAACGGGATAGTTGATTTTCTAACAATGGGGCTAGTCCCAAACATCAAAGGTGCATACAGAGATGACTTGATGACAATGGCAGGAAGAAAACCAGAAGAGCCTGATATTGATGCGGTGTTGCTTACCCATGCACACGCAGATCATGCAGATTACATTTCATTTTTGCATGAGGATATACCAGTCCATATGGGGGCTGGATGTCATCTTATTCTCAAAGCATTGGCAGAACGGGCACAAAGAAATATTGAAAAAGAAATTCTTGATTACAAGCCAAGACCGTATAACGCAAAAGATGAACCGATTACAAGAAAAATCAATGAGTTCAGAACTGGAGATAAATTCAAGATTGGCTCATTAGAGGTAGAACCGATTCACGTGGATCATTCTGTTCCCAGTGCATATGGATTCATCATTTACACATCTGAAGGCCCTATTGCATATACTGGTGACATACGATTACACGGAACACATCCAGAGATGACTCAGGACTTTATTGAAAAAGCAAAGGAAGTCAAACCAATTGCATTGATTTCTGAAGGAACGAGAATTTCAGACAAAGAAACACAAGAATCAGAGAAAAAAGTATACGAGGAATCCAAAAAAACAGTTTCTGAAACCAGCAATCTGGTATTTGCAGATTTTAACTTCAAAGACGTAGACAGACTAATGACATTTTTCAATATCGCAAAAGAAACTGGAAGAAAGTTTGTAGTAAAAATGAACGATGCGTTCTTTTTGAAGCATCTGTCTCAAGACAAGCACCTTAATGTGCCAAACATTGATGACGAGGACATTATCATCTATTTGCCAAAGAGAGGATCTGGCCAATATTCAGACAAAGATTACAAAGGGAAGGATCGAGAATTTCTGGACATGCACAACACGTGGACTGCCGAGCAGATTGCTCAGAGACCTGACAAGGTACTTTGCGCTATTGGGTTTTACAGCTTTACAGCACTGATTGACATGCAACTAAAGTCAGGTGCACGATACATCCATTCTTCTTCTGAGCCTTACAATGAGGAACAAAAGTTATCAAAAGAACGTCTAGACGCGTGGATCAATCATTTTGGCATGCATAAATTCCAGAGTCATTGCTCAGGACATGCAAGAGGACAAGACCTGCTTGATGCAGTTAAAGAAATTGGAGCAAAGATGCTTTATCCTGTTCATACCGAGCACCCAGATGCATACAAGAAAGTTGCAAAGAATATGACAATAGTTGAAGAGGGGAGACGATATGATCTTTGA
- a CDS encoding DNA double-strand break repair nuclease NurA, with translation MNEDPVKSMIAELGAHLSQKEHSDIVLNNGNGKQFLIAPSEFVEIKPIDSPRKIAFVDGGDGPLEESPNFLITINRVYFSLFQGKKRIKPKANPRVQFFSCVTSNIQTVNGKKIVSYDTKLFPHTTEDKKYLPVESDLTSNTESATVLQGSRLNSLGRRFAEWQLAIHVVESELEKGDMLVMDGSLQTSFKNEIKYANKLYDLAISKGVIVCGLAKTSRLITESGHPLLARVAEIAEDVPFGKWHVKVAEEISSDDRGFMLAVKFHEKSRYVFRFEILREQFSLMTPDELNSVLGSLVENSQDVAMIGYPYGAIDADRFAQVRRDELGMYQGFILSEKLRDPIWKRLQKYSASLSAHDTLNGVTS, from the coding sequence ATGAATGAAGATCCAGTAAAAAGCATGATTGCAGAATTGGGTGCTCATCTTTCACAAAAAGAGCATTCAGATATAGTTCTAAACAATGGGAATGGTAAGCAGTTTCTCATTGCACCCTCAGAGTTTGTTGAAATAAAACCCATTGATTCACCTCGCAAGATTGCATTTGTAGATGGAGGGGACGGCCCACTAGAAGAGTCACCAAACTTTTTAATCACAATTAATCGGGTATACTTTTCATTGTTCCAGGGCAAAAAGAGAATAAAACCAAAAGCGAATCCTCGAGTCCAGTTTTTCTCGTGTGTAACATCAAACATTCAAACCGTTAACGGTAAAAAAATAGTCAGTTACGATACAAAACTATTCCCTCACACTACTGAAGATAAAAAATATCTCCCAGTAGAGTCTGATCTGACTTCAAACACTGAAAGCGCCACGGTACTACAAGGTTCAAGATTGAATTCATTGGGCAGACGATTTGCTGAATGGCAATTGGCAATTCATGTAGTGGAATCAGAACTAGAAAAAGGAGACATGCTAGTTATGGACGGCTCTCTGCAGACCAGTTTCAAAAACGAGATAAAGTATGCAAACAAACTGTACGATTTGGCAATTAGTAAGGGAGTGATCGTGTGTGGTTTGGCAAAGACAAGTCGATTAATCACAGAGTCTGGCCATCCATTATTAGCGCGAGTTGCAGAGATTGCAGAAGATGTTCCATTTGGAAAATGGCATGTCAAGGTAGCTGAAGAGATATCCTCTGATGACAGAGGTTTCATGCTTGCTGTAAAGTTTCATGAAAAATCAAGATACGTGTTTAGATTTGAGATACTGCGAGAACAGTTTTCTTTAATGACTCCTGATGAATTAAATTCAGTTCTTGGCAGTTTGGTTGAGAATTCTCAGGATGTAGCCATGATTGGTTATCCATATGGGGCAATTGATGCAGACAGATTTGCTCAAGTCAGGCGTGATGAACTGGGAATGTATCAAGGGTTCATTCTATCTGAGAAGCTTCGAGATCCCATTTGGAAGAGACTGCAAAAATATTCTGCCAGCTTGTCTGCACATGACACACTAAACGGAGTGACCAGCTGA